One region of Thiorhodovibrio frisius genomic DNA includes:
- a CDS encoding aromatic amino acid transport family protein — MRKSPAAPGAAEAAGVRSAPFSEITWMLALFGTAIGAGILYLPLQAGTGSLWALILLSALIFPLLYLAHRRVLDMLMLGNGELDYSGVAGRYLGRGLDWIILLLFLLTFQAVLVSYAIGLNANLGDYLHQQGWTATDWSQKPFLSLGILLAFALIYLIGQQTLLRLMTLASGLLIVALFGLSLYLIPFWDLSPFSLAISPLALIADMLLVLPILTFSLIFFPAMSSMVMALKQSHPLWPEGAETRLKRVVLVTSALLMLFVIFFVISCVLALTPPELASAMASNLNGLSMLSGKPGISPVLAEIGTLLGLCALFTSFVGVFLAVRDAVRELIRRLLPSQSTTASAAHRWTEWLLLTLVLGSAWLMTIANPSIVKTFGKLISPLVGIFIFLLPLAVLARARGPGLLLRPGSLFVLLFGVLILFSYDLGNWLKGALQ, encoded by the coding sequence ATGCGCAAATCACCAGCAGCGCCGGGCGCAGCAGAAGCAGCCGGGGTCCGCAGCGCACCCTTCAGCGAAATCACCTGGATGTTGGCGCTCTTCGGCACCGCCATCGGCGCCGGCATTCTCTATCTGCCCTTGCAGGCCGGCACCGGCAGCCTGTGGGCGCTCATTCTGCTGTCGGCCCTGATTTTTCCGCTGCTTTACCTGGCGCACCGCCGGGTACTGGACATGCTAATGCTCGGCAACGGCGAGTTGGATTACTCCGGAGTCGCCGGACGCTATCTCGGGCGCGGGCTGGATTGGATCATTCTGCTGCTCTTTCTGCTCACTTTCCAGGCGGTACTGGTCTCCTATGCGATTGGCCTCAATGCCAACCTCGGCGACTATCTCCACCAGCAGGGCTGGACCGCCACCGACTGGTCCCAGAAGCCCTTTCTCAGCCTCGGCATTCTGCTTGCGTTCGCGCTCATTTACCTGATCGGCCAGCAGACCCTGCTCCGCCTGATGACACTGGCCTCTGGCCTGTTGATCGTCGCGCTTTTTGGCCTGTCGCTGTATTTGATCCCATTCTGGGATCTGTCACCGTTTTCGCTCGCCATCAGCCCGCTTGCGCTAATCGCCGACATGCTGCTGGTCTTGCCCATCCTGACCTTTTCCCTAATTTTCTTTCCGGCCATGTCCTCCATGGTCATGGCACTCAAGCAGTCGCACCCGCTCTGGCCCGAAGGCGCTGAAACCAGGCTCAAACGGGTGGTGCTGGTGACCTCGGCCCTGCTGATGCTCTTCGTGATTTTTTTCGTCATCTCCTGCGTGCTCGCATTGACGCCGCCGGAACTCGCTTCAGCCATGGCCTCCAATCTGAATGGACTCAGCATGCTAAGCGGCAAGCCGGGCATCTCCCCGGTGCTGGCCGAGATCGGGACACTGCTTGGTTTGTGCGCGCTTTTTACCTCCTTCGTCGGTGTCTTTCTCGCCGTGCGCGACGCAGTCCGAGAACTGATCCGGCGCCTGCTGCCGAGTCAAAGCACCACGGCAAGCGCTGCCCACCGCTGGACCGAATGGCTGCTGCTCACCCTGGTGCTCGGATCTGCCTGGTTGATGACCATTGCCAACCCCTCGATTGTCAAAACCTTCGGTAAGCTCATCTCGCCTTTGGTTGGCATCTTCATCTTTCTGCTGCCGCTTGCCGTTCTCGCGCGTGCGCGCGGTCCTGGCCTGCTGCTGCGGCCAGGCTCGCTTTTCGTGCTGCTGTTTGGTGTGCTGATCCTGTTCTCCTATGATCTCGGCAACTGGCTCAAGGGCGCCTTGCAATAA
- a CDS encoding non-ribosomal peptide synthetase — protein sequence MRFDTFNLTETQMALLESSDQGGNRCAVFRLEGKVDKERLATAVQRVIAQCPPFRYRVEQIDGHPRILLTKEAAAAAPERDQPGLQIIATDGGEAAAFALIENMLNRRLRLNSGTPYLFALVQGAKAAYLVFVCHPLILDRFSLRPLFRALSAAWRGETLPDDLALPQPLLLSEEAARTADPDRYGESLRFWTGLLRDTAFEWRPPPLEAHLDDSLFSLTLSYQARDRMSRLATDLGIGLDHLLVFAFHLFLFRLTRSENVLTAYRHRVRTGAPEQIGFNENVAFFRSLLVGDLTGDQAGHQTGEQTLGSFLRRAARLFMQASHFSDMPMREVLRELQRADPDFKPTNVLFDEDPLPHGELVLEGLTVTLLSSLSHQWESEDIAIYFDLRDTLELNVLARAPQDLPGLKMALAHFLVLLEHLPDELDRPLTTTMLFTETLRQQAVGLAQSQPPVVRAEDVLNHFLATCNQQPEAPALRFGERVLSYQALAQAAGAVAAGLDALDIEAREPLIGLCLERSERMIAAIFGVLGADAGYVPLDPSMPAERLGFIAADAGLGAVITDAATRATIAPPDGDPIVDCPVLDIDQLLATPPRDLTPAAPESLGQIAYVIYTSGTTGTPKGVAIERGMLAHFIAALEGIWDRGPGTRWMQFASVNFDASVLEIFNPLTHGGELVVVPSSARTDALAIEALMREQRVTHAFLPPALLRLLPRRPLPDLIAIFSGGEAADEDTVHFWSKTVELANIYGPTETTVMATINRMGGDKAANNLGHPLRGYDTYLLDERGQLSPLGGVGEICIGGAAVARGYLGRPELTAKKFIPNPFGPGRLYRTGDLGRYRPDGELEFLGRSDFQVKVRGFRIELGDIEHAIAEQPEISGVYVGAFEVQGSKALIAWYVSTELKPDALRTRLEAKLQRYMVPSYLIPLEAFPLNISGKIDRTRLPMPGADDATVAASQDVDALEHLVRETWSKALGVAPAKFAPDSHFFHLGGHSLLVVQVCLHLSEALGSNIRPKQLFEHPLLGEFCDLLRGAPAGANANPLPPLVATGKTRAPVLNRLIGLIQSRALRLPEDNTYNIVVRIDFSAEINPLQLRTATTELLAAHPVFRACFAEQDGQLYIQIPEPAAKDDQPLVALHDSSNEGIHARTETLRHQPLGIDSAPLWRAELHVSTAGTCSLVFCIHHAIFDGWSFNLFLDELGERYLRHPVPERLNIFDYCDWSRCLPKSPPFAESIAYWKHKLGGADAHTELPIDQNPGNPNESPDTNQALALRFAPETVAALKAFADEAGITMSPLLFALYLVWIWRLTGQRELVCAYPYAGRDIAGTEHIYGMFVTMGFLRQTLDPRASFGELATAVHRQMLDDKDHLLATPYDAEIAGLESLNLIFSLQSGIGLEGSFGEVGFKADELPAATAKADLTGIFYQSLDGAIEGRLEYDSSRFHPETVSGFLDTYQSLVEAAARAPQSRVNELAYQSDADLSRFMGFACGPRLELPPSTIPARFASVAARAPEAPAVLFEGRSLSYQALAELSDRIASGLLRRLAPGSRVGLSMHKSDTLVATLLGILKAGCAYVPLDPSYPPERLRFFAENAGVTHVAADAPSREALTEIGLGGLRFFDPDQDLAPSAGEQPKVGPETLAYIIHTSGSTGQPKGVMIEQHNLVHFAVSAAAAMQLEAGSVVALIASMNFDASVLEIFPALLNGHTLAVVPEDARKEPALLHRTIGELGVTHTIMSPVVLRNLPHEPLPALRMLGFGGDVIDQQTADWWSRQTRFLSMYGPTETTVMASLGEIAPGANARIIGRPLPGYRLYLLDRDHQPVPQGAVGEICIGGEGLARGYLNRDDLTVERFVLDPFGGSPYARMYLTGDLGRFLPDGTIEFFGRNDAQIKVRGFRIELGEIENSLASFPGIKQVVCAAKGEGENRYLAAYYLADSDLCESALRKHAGEFLPDYMIPSFFVRLSALPVSPSGKIDRKALPAVAGKESQNPPQEGAERQIADIWEDLLHYHGIDRDDSFFNVGGNSLLAVRMQAAVEKKLGLEFSISDFYRAPTIAALAAGQQQDFIAQAVADAEAELLVAEPAQHPQDPMAAPQSILLTGARGFLGIFLLAELTRRCEHVHCLLRCDNKAAGLAALRKQAAEAGVDPDFARVIIVPGDLGEPGLGLSDEAHARLASDIDAILHCGAFVHHLYSYATMKPINVGGTEALLALALSGRQKPFCYVSTITVGASLTDVDRIAEDVLPNAPAVDNGYILTKWVGEQRIARAVRKFGLPAVIARPGNITGSSASGYSNYHNNHFWRFTKGCLQLGAYPDIPMPIEMMPVDHLAAAIAALATRAPEPPESQSRLLVANLANPTSLSLGDFFAQLSAAGYPAQAEPATAWQKRLSHLAPDNALSQIKDFYTGDLSGEAPPTEQQQTLAALQAAGASLDADYDALIPLYASYLERSGWIVRSGAD from the coding sequence ATGCGTTTCGATACCTTCAACCTCACCGAGACTCAAATGGCCCTGCTGGAATCGAGCGACCAGGGTGGCAACCGCTGCGCGGTGTTTCGGCTGGAGGGGAAGGTCGACAAGGAACGACTGGCCACGGCTGTGCAAAGGGTCATTGCACAGTGCCCGCCCTTTCGCTACCGGGTTGAACAAATCGACGGGCACCCGCGCATTTTGCTCACCAAGGAGGCAGCCGCAGCTGCGCCCGAGCGCGACCAGCCCGGACTGCAAATTATCGCAACCGACGGTGGCGAGGCAGCGGCCTTCGCGCTGATCGAGAACATGCTCAACCGCCGCTTGCGCTTGAACAGTGGCACACCCTATTTGTTCGCGCTGGTGCAGGGAGCCAAAGCCGCCTATCTGGTGTTCGTCTGCCATCCGTTGATCCTTGACCGCTTCTCGCTGCGGCCATTGTTTCGCGCGCTATCCGCCGCTTGGCGCGGCGAGACCCTGCCCGATGACTTGGCCCTCCCCCAACCCCTGCTGCTGAGCGAAGAAGCGGCTCGCACCGCCGATCCGGACCGCTACGGGGAGAGCCTGCGTTTCTGGACCGGACTACTGCGCGACACGGCCTTTGAGTGGCGCCCACCACCGCTGGAAGCCCATCTCGACGACAGCCTGTTCAGCCTGACGCTGTCCTATCAGGCCCGTGATCGGATGAGCCGGTTGGCGACCGATCTCGGCATCGGGCTCGACCATCTGCTGGTGTTCGCCTTTCATCTGTTTCTATTCCGGCTGACGCGCTCGGAAAACGTGCTGACCGCCTACCGGCATCGCGTGCGCACCGGCGCGCCGGAGCAGATTGGGTTCAATGAGAATGTCGCCTTCTTCCGCAGCCTACTGGTTGGTGACCTGACGGGTGACCAAGCCGGTCACCAAACTGGCGAGCAGACATTGGGAAGCTTCCTGCGCCGGGCAGCGCGGCTGTTCATGCAGGCCAGTCACTTTTCCGATATGCCGATGCGCGAAGTGCTGCGCGAGTTACAGCGAGCGGACCCGGACTTCAAACCGACCAATGTGCTTTTCGACGAGGACCCGCTGCCCCACGGAGAGCTGGTACTCGAGGGCCTGACGGTGACCCTCCTGTCCTCCCTGTCCCACCAATGGGAAAGTGAAGACATCGCTATTTACTTCGACCTGCGCGACACCCTGGAGTTAAACGTGCTCGCGCGCGCGCCGCAGGATCTGCCTGGTCTCAAAATGGCGCTAGCGCATTTCCTGGTGCTACTGGAGCATCTTCCGGATGAGCTCGATCGTCCCCTGACCACGACCATGCTGTTCACCGAGACGCTGCGCCAGCAAGCAGTCGGGCTGGCGCAGAGTCAGCCACCTGTTGTGCGCGCCGAGGATGTACTCAATCACTTTCTCGCCACCTGCAACCAGCAGCCCGAGGCACCCGCCCTGCGCTTTGGCGAGCGGGTGCTGAGCTATCAGGCGCTGGCACAAGCAGCCGGTGCAGTGGCCGCCGGGCTCGACGCGCTGGACATTGAAGCACGCGAGCCGCTGATCGGCCTGTGCCTGGAGCGCAGCGAGCGCATGATCGCGGCCATCTTTGGCGTACTCGGGGCCGATGCCGGCTATGTGCCGCTCGACCCGAGCATGCCGGCCGAGCGCCTCGGCTTCATCGCCGCCGATGCCGGGCTTGGCGCCGTTATCACGGATGCCGCAACGCGCGCCACCATCGCGCCACCCGATGGCGACCCCATTGTCGACTGCCCGGTGCTCGATATCGACCAGTTGCTGGCCACTCCGCCTCGGGATCTGACACCGGCCGCACCTGAGTCGCTCGGCCAGATCGCCTATGTAATCTATACCTCCGGCACCACCGGCACGCCCAAGGGAGTCGCCATTGAGCGCGGCATGCTGGCGCATTTCATCGCCGCACTAGAAGGCATCTGGGATCGCGGGCCGGGGACACGCTGGATGCAATTCGCCTCAGTCAACTTCGATGCCAGCGTGCTGGAAATCTTCAATCCGCTCACCCATGGTGGCGAGCTGGTGGTGGTGCCAAGCAGCGCCCGCACCGACGCCCTGGCGATCGAAGCCCTGATGCGCGAGCAGCGTGTCACCCACGCCTTCCTGCCGCCGGCCCTGCTGCGGCTGCTGCCGCGACGGCCGCTGCCGGATCTGATAGCCATCTTCTCCGGCGGCGAGGCCGCCGATGAGGACACGGTGCATTTCTGGTCGAAGACCGTCGAGCTGGCCAACATCTATGGCCCGACCGAAACCACGGTGATGGCCACCATCAACCGCATGGGCGGCGACAAGGCGGCCAACAATCTCGGCCACCCGCTGCGCGGCTATGACACCTATCTGCTCGACGAACGGGGCCAGCTCTCGCCGCTCGGTGGCGTTGGGGAAATCTGCATCGGCGGGGCGGCTGTGGCGCGCGGTTATCTCGGCCGACCGGAGCTGACGGCGAAGAAATTCATCCCCAACCCCTTCGGCCCTGGGCGCCTGTATCGCACCGGGGATCTCGGGCGCTACCGCCCCGATGGCGAGCTGGAGTTTCTCGGGCGCAGTGACTTTCAAGTGAAAGTGCGCGGCTTTCGCATCGAGCTGGGCGACATCGAGCATGCCATCGCCGAGCAGCCCGAGATCTCGGGTGTCTATGTCGGCGCCTTCGAGGTGCAGGGCAGCAAGGCGCTGATCGCCTGGTATGTCAGTACCGAGCTGAAGCCCGATGCCTTGCGCACCCGACTAGAAGCCAAGCTGCAGCGCTACATGGTGCCGAGCTATCTGATCCCGCTCGAGGCCTTCCCGCTCAACATCAGCGGCAAGATCGACCGCACCCGCCTGCCGATGCCGGGCGCAGATGACGCGACCGTCGCCGCCAGCCAGGACGTCGACGCGCTCGAGCACCTGGTCCGCGAGACATGGTCAAAAGCGCTTGGGGTGGCTCCGGCCAAGTTCGCGCCAGACAGTCATTTCTTCCACCTCGGTGGCCACTCGCTGCTGGTGGTGCAGGTCTGCCTGCACCTGTCGGAAGCCCTGGGCAGCAACATTCGCCCCAAGCAGCTATTTGAGCACCCGCTGCTTGGAGAGTTTTGCGACCTGCTGCGCGGCGCCCCGGCAGGCGCCAACGCCAACCCACTACCGCCGCTGGTGGCGACCGGCAAGACCAGAGCCCCGGTGCTGAACCGACTCATTGGCCTGATTCAAAGCCGTGCCCTGCGACTGCCAGAGGACAACACTTACAACATCGTGGTGCGGATTGATTTCTCCGCAGAGATCAATCCACTGCAACTGCGCACCGCCACCACCGAGCTGCTGGCCGCGCATCCGGTATTCCGCGCCTGCTTCGCCGAGCAGGATGGGCAACTCTATATTCAGATTCCAGAGCCTGCGGCCAAGGACGATCAGCCCCTAGTGGCTCTGCACGACAGCAGCAACGAAGGCATCCACGCGCGCACCGAGACACTGCGACACCAACCCCTCGGCATCGACAGCGCGCCCCTATGGCGGGCCGAGTTGCATGTCAGCACCGCCGGCACATGTAGCCTTGTGTTCTGCATCCATCATGCGATTTTCGACGGCTGGTCCTTCAATCTCTTTCTTGATGAACTGGGCGAGCGCTACCTGCGCCACCCGGTGCCGGAGCGCCTGAACATTTTCGATTACTGCGACTGGTCGCGGTGCTTGCCGAAGAGTCCGCCCTTCGCCGAGTCCATCGCTTACTGGAAGCACAAGCTCGGAGGGGCCGATGCGCATACCGAACTGCCCATCGACCAAAATCCCGGCAATCCCAATGAATCGCCCGATACGAATCAAGCACTGGCGCTGCGCTTCGCGCCAGAGACAGTCGCCGCCCTGAAGGCCTTTGCCGACGAGGCCGGGATCACCATGTCGCCGCTATTGTTTGCTCTCTACCTGGTATGGATCTGGCGCCTGACCGGCCAGCGCGAACTGGTCTGTGCCTACCCTTACGCCGGGCGCGACATCGCCGGCACCGAGCACATCTACGGCATGTTTGTCACCATGGGATTTCTGCGCCAGACACTCGACCCGCGGGCGTCATTCGGTGAACTGGCGACGGCTGTGCATCGGCAGATGCTGGATGACAAGGACCATTTGCTCGCCACGCCTTACGACGCCGAAATCGCCGGGCTCGAATCCCTAAACCTGATCTTCAGTCTGCAAAGCGGCATTGGCCTGGAGGGAAGCTTCGGCGAGGTGGGCTTCAAGGCCGATGAGCTGCCGGCAGCCACCGCCAAGGCCGATCTGACCGGGATTTTTTATCAAAGTCTCGACGGCGCCATTGAGGGCCGGCTGGAATACGACAGCTCGCGCTTTCACCCAGAGACCGTCAGCGGCTTTCTCGACACCTATCAAAGTCTGGTGGAAGCAGCGGCGCGCGCGCCCCAAAGTCGGGTCAATGAGTTGGCGTATCAGTCCGACGCCGATCTCAGCCGCTTCATGGGGTTTGCCTGTGGGCCACGGCTAGAGCTGCCGCCCTCCACGATCCCTGCGCGCTTTGCCAGTGTCGCAGCGCGCGCACCCGAGGCGCCAGCCGTGCTGTTCGAAGGGCGCTCACTCAGCTACCAGGCGCTCGCCGAGTTGAGTGATCGCATCGCCTCTGGCCTGCTGCGGCGCCTGGCGCCCGGCAGCCGTGTTGGACTCAGCATGCACAAGAGCGACACCTTGGTCGCCACCCTGCTTGGCATCCTCAAGGCCGGTTGCGCCTATGTGCCGCTCGACCCCAGCTACCCGCCGGAGCGGCTGCGCTTCTTCGCCGAGAATGCCGGCGTGACCCATGTCGCCGCCGATGCCCCGAGCCGCGAGGCGCTGACTGAGATAGGACTGGGGGGCCTGCGCTTTTTCGATCCGGATCAGGATCTCGCCCCAAGCGCGGGCGAGCAGCCAAAGGTCGGCCCAGAAACCCTGGCCTACATCATTCACACCTCCGGCTCCACCGGTCAGCCCAAGGGGGTGATGATCGAGCAGCACAACCTGGTGCATTTTGCCGTCAGCGCCGCCGCTGCGATGCAGCTCGAGGCGGGCAGCGTTGTCGCCTTAATCGCCTCGATGAATTTCGATGCCAGCGTGCTCGAGATCTTCCCGGCCCTGCTCAATGGCCACACGCTAGCCGTGGTGCCTGAGGATGCGCGCAAGGAGCCGGCGCTGCTGCATCGCACCATCGGAGAGCTCGGCGTCACACATACCATCATGTCTCCCGTGGTACTAAGGAACCTGCCGCACGAGCCGCTGCCAGCATTGCGCATGCTCGGCTTCGGCGGTGATGTGATCGACCAGCAGACCGCCGACTGGTGGTCGCGCCAAACTCGATTCCTAAGCATGTACGGGCCGACCGAGACCACAGTAATGGCCTCGCTCGGCGAGATCGCGCCAGGCGCCAATGCGCGCATCATCGGCCGTCCGCTGCCGGGTTATCGACTCTATCTGCTCGACCGCGACCATCAGCCGGTGCCCCAGGGCGCGGTTGGCGAAATCTGCATTGGCGGCGAGGGGCTCGCGCGCGGTTATCTGAACCGCGACGATCTGACCGTCGAGCGCTTCGTGCTCGACCCCTTCGGTGGCTCGCCCTATGCGCGCATGTATCTGACTGGCGATCTTGGCCGCTTTTTGCCCGATGGCACCATCGAGTTTTTCGGTCGCAATGACGCGCAGATCAAGGTGCGCGGCTTCCGCATCGAACTCGGCGAGATCGAAAACAGTCTCGCGAGCTTCCCCGGCATCAAGCAGGTGGTCTGCGCGGCCAAGGGCGAGGGCGAGAACCGTTATCTTGCGGCCTACTATCTGGCTGACAGTGATCTCTGCGAGTCGGCCTTGCGCAAGCATGCTGGCGAATTCTTGCCTGATTACATGATTCCGTCGTTCTTTGTGCGATTGTCTGCCCTGCCCGTCTCGCCAAGCGGCAAGATCGATCGCAAGGCACTGCCAGCGGTCGCTGGCAAGGAAAGCCAAAATCCTCCGCAGGAGGGGGCGGAGCGGCAGATCGCCGACATCTGGGAAGACCTGCTGCATTACCACGGCATTGATCGCGATGACAGTTTCTTCAACGTCGGCGGCAACTCGCTGCTGGCGGTGCGCATGCAGGCGGCAGTTGAGAAAAAGCTGGGGCTCGAGTTCAGCATCAGTGATTTCTACCGCGCGCCAACCATCGCCGCGCTGGCGGCTGGTCAGCAGCAGGACTTCATCGCTCAGGCTGTTGCCGATGCCGAGGCTGAACTCCTCGTAGCCGAACCGGCGCAGCATCCCCAGGACCCAATGGCTGCGCCGCAGTCCATCCTGCTGACCGGCGCGCGCGGCTTCCTCGGTATCTTCCTGCTTGCAGAGCTGACCCGGCGCTGCGAGCATGTCCACTGCCTGTTGCGCTGCGATAACAAGGCCGCAGGTCTGGCCGCCTTGCGCAAGCAGGCCGCCGAGGCTGGCGTCGATCCGGATTTTGCTCGCGTCATCATCGTCCCAGGCGATCTGGGCGAACCCGGACTCGGTTTGAGCGACGAGGCGCATGCGCGCCTGGCGAGCGACATCGACGCCATCCTCCACTGCGGCGCCTTCGTCCATCATCTCTACAGCTATGCGACCATGAAGCCGATCAACGTCGGCGGCACCGAGGCGCTGCTGGCGCTCGCCCTGAGCGGTCGGCAGAAACCCTTCTGCTATGTCTCGACCATCACCGTCGGTGCCTCACTGACCGATGTTGATCGGATTGCCGAGGATGTCCTGCCCAACGCGCCGGCGGTGGATAACGGCTATATCCTGACCAAATGGGTCGGCGAGCAGCGCATCGCCCGTGCGGTGCGCAAATTCGGCCTGCCTGCCGTCATCGCTCGGCCAGGCAATATCACCGGCAGCAGTGCGAGCGGCTACAGCAACTATCACAACAACCACTTCTGGCGCTTCACCAAGGGCTGCCTGCAACTCGGCGCCTACCCGGATATCCCCATGCCTATCGAGATGATGCCAGTCGATCACCTAGCCGCTGCCATCGCCGCCTTGGCCACCCGTGCGCCAGAGCCGCCCGAGTCCCAAAGCAGGCTGCTGGTGGCCAACCTGGCCAATCCGACCAGCCTATCGTTGGGCGATTTCTTCGCTCAGCTGTCTGCCGCTGGTTATCCAGCCCAGGCGGAGCCAGCGACCGCGTGGCAGAAGCGCCTCAGTCACCTGGCCCCGGACAACGCGCTGAGCCAAATCAAGGACTTCTACACCGGCGACCTGTCTGGCGAAGCGCCACCCACGGAGCAACAACAGACGCTGGCGGCACTCCAGGCGGCTGGCGCGTCGCTTGATGCCGACTATGACGCGCTCATCCCGCTTTATGCCAGCTATCTCGAGCGATCTGGATGGATTGTTCGCAGTGGCGCAGACTAG
- a CDS encoding acylphosphatase, whose product MTAASDDSEQQVCYLCLVSGRVQGVFFRASAREQAVRLGVSGRARNLPDGRVEVLACGPPDAVRSLRAWLKQGPPQAEVMDLDCQPLAWQQISGFTTG is encoded by the coding sequence ATGACAGCCGCCAGCGATGATTCAGAACAACAAGTCTGCTACCTTTGCCTGGTCAGCGGGCGGGTGCAGGGCGTCTTTTTTCGCGCCTCCGCGCGCGAACAGGCTGTGCGCTTGGGGGTGAGCGGGCGGGCGCGCAATCTGCCTGATGGCCGGGTCGAAGTGCTCGCCTGCGGACCGCCCGATGCGGTGCGATCTTTGCGCGCTTGGCTCAAGCAGGGGCCGCCCCAAGCAGAGGTGATGGACCTTGACTGTCAGCCGCTCGCCTGGCAACAGATCTCCGGCTTTACCACAGGCTGA
- a CDS encoding rubrerythrin family protein: protein MELKGSKTEQCLREAFAGEAKANRRYLYFAAKADIEGFNDVAALFRSAAEGETGHAHGHLEYLEAIGDPDTGLPIGATADNLRSAITGESQEWSEGYPSMARIAREEGFDEIADWFEILAKAEGSHAKRFQKALDNLDLED from the coding sequence ATGGAACTCAAAGGCAGCAAAACCGAGCAATGTTTGCGTGAGGCCTTTGCCGGCGAGGCCAAGGCAAACCGGCGTTATCTCTACTTCGCCGCCAAGGCGGATATCGAAGGCTTTAACGATGTTGCCGCCCTGTTTCGCTCCGCAGCCGAGGGCGAGACTGGCCATGCCCATGGTCACCTGGAGTATCTTGAAGCCATCGGTGATCCGGACACCGGCCTGCCGATTGGCGCCACGGCGGATAATCTGCGCTCCGCCATCACCGGAGAGAGCCAGGAGTGGTCCGAGGGTTACCCATCCATGGCGCGCATCGCCCGCGAGGAAGGCTTTGATGAAATTGCCGACTGGTTCGAGATTCTCGCCAAGGCCGAGGGCTCTCATGCCAAGCGGTTTCAGAAGGCGCTGGATAATCTGGACCTTGAAGACTAA
- a CDS encoding vWA domain-containing protein, translated as MSKSDQALESVSSSAEVDAFLARVATLPPASATQVPGARLLFALDATASRERTWDRATQIQAAMFEETQTLGGLEVQLCHYRGLGEFKTSPWCRRADELLPRMTAVRCSPGVTQIARLLDHAIATAGPAGKPAQGAPLRALVFVGDACEEPRDRLADQAGRLRLLGVPVFVFQEGRDRDALAGLRAIAQLSGGAWCPFDSASPELLRDLLSAVAVYAVGGRPALEDFGRRHGDAVRQLTAQLGA; from the coding sequence GTGAGCAAGTCCGATCAAGCGCTTGAGTCGGTCTCCAGCAGCGCTGAGGTCGATGCGTTTCTGGCGCGGGTGGCGACACTGCCGCCGGCCAGTGCTACGCAGGTGCCAGGTGCGCGTCTGCTGTTCGCGCTCGACGCCACCGCCAGCCGCGAGCGCACCTGGGACCGCGCCACCCAGATTCAGGCCGCCATGTTTGAGGAAACCCAGACGCTCGGTGGTCTGGAGGTTCAACTCTGCCACTATCGCGGCCTGGGCGAGTTCAAGACCTCGCCCTGGTGTCGGCGCGCCGATGAGCTGCTCCCGCGCATGACGGCAGTGCGCTGTTCTCCTGGCGTGACTCAGATCGCCCGCCTGCTCGATCATGCCATCGCCACCGCCGGCCCCGCTGGCAAACCCGCCCAGGGCGCACCCCTGCGGGCCCTGGTGTTCGTCGGCGATGCCTGCGAGGAACCGCGTGATCGCCTTGCCGACCAAGCCGGGCGCCTGCGTCTGTTGGGGGTGCCAGTGTTCGTGTTCCAGGAAGGTCGCGACCGGGATGCCCTGGCGGGTCTGCGCGCCATCGCCCAACTCTCGGGTGGTGCCTGGTGCCCTTTCGACAGCGCAAGCCCGGAACTCTTGCGCGATCTGCTCAGCGCCGTGGCTGTCTATGCTGTCGGTGGGCGCCCGGCGCTCGAGGACTTCGGCCGCCGTCACGGTGATGCCGTGCGCCAGCTAACCGCCCAACTCGGAGCCTGA
- a CDS encoding J domain-containing protein has protein sequence MARLLVLVLLLGLLLWGLHWFRTAPAAQVARMLRRVLLWGGIGLLVVAVASGRLSPLFAALAAAVPVVLRLLNLLRMLPLIQQALHALGFKTAGARQTGGPGYGATGGPAGQSRIRTRYLDMTLDQSTGRMDGTVRDGPFSGERLSALDRTQLARMLEFYEDSDAQSAAVLRAYLERTDPGGQHGQNDDAHAGAGSGGAPPAAAGRLSREEAGAILGLIPGADAEQVRAAHRRLMQKFHPDRGGSDYLAAKINEAKKTLLSD, from the coding sequence ATGGCGCGCTTGTTGGTGCTCGTCTTGTTGCTCGGGCTCTTGTTGTGGGGGCTGCACTGGTTTCGTACCGCGCCTGCGGCCCAGGTCGCGCGCATGCTGCGCCGCGTGCTGCTCTGGGGTGGCATCGGGCTGCTGGTGGTGGCGGTCGCGAGTGGGCGCCTGAGTCCGCTCTTTGCTGCCCTGGCTGCCGCCGTGCCTGTGGTGCTGCGACTGTTGAATTTGCTGCGCATGTTGCCGCTGATCCAGCAAGCCCTGCATGCGCTGGGTTTTAAGACGGCCGGTGCCAGACAGACTGGCGGCCCGGGTTACGGTGCGACTGGGGGGCCGGCCGGCCAATCCCGCATCCGCACCCGTTATCTGGACATGACCCTGGATCAATCCACCGGGCGCATGGATGGCACTGTGCGCGATGGGCCTTTCAGCGGCGAGCGGTTGTCCGCGCTTGATCGCACTCAGCTCGCGCGCATGCTCGAGTTCTATGAGGACAGCGACGCGCAATCGGCTGCGGTGCTGCGGGCCTACCTGGAGCGCACCGACCCGGGTGGTCAGCATGGGCAGAATGATGACGCCCACGCTGGAGCCGGCAGCGGCGGGGCACCACCGGCCGCAGCCGGGCGCTTGTCCCGTGAGGAGGCCGGCGCCATTCTCGGTCTCATCCCGGGCGCCGATGCAGAGCAGGTCCGCGCCGCCCACCGACGTCTGATGCAGAAATTCCATCCCGACCGTGGCGGCTCGGATTATCTGGCGGCCAAAATTAACGAGGCCAAGAAGACACTGCTTAGCGACTGA